One part of the Paracoccus sp. MBLB3053 genome encodes these proteins:
- a CDS encoding lipoprotein-releasing ABC transporter permease subunit, which translates to MMASPAPFSRYEFMIAWRYLRARRAEGGVSVMTWISLIGITLGVMALIATLAVRAGFRAEFVDTILGANAHSTVYYAPSSIYNELTEETYVTPGRVEDYDALATKIAQIPGVTRATPVVRGQVMASQNDANNVAEVYGLSLDALKAIPRIADPETGFGNIEDFDKGIAIGSGLARELGVSIGDRVRLISPEGAQTAFGTTPRVESYDVTYVFTAGRYDIDRTRIYMPMAEAQSYFNRENVADEIEVFVDDPEKVDDWTMPLLQAAGERAQIWTWRDASGSFLRALDIEDDVMFIILSILVLIASMNITSGLIMLVKNKGRDIGILRTMGLTEGAVLRVFFLCGAFTGVIGTIAGVVLGVIFALNVDHIMSFVNWFSGGGAWDPAVRGIYELPAKLRGADIAKAVILSLTLSFVVTIFPARRAARMNPVEALRYE; encoded by the coding sequence ATGATGGCAAGTCCCGCTCCGTTCTCGCGTTACGAATTCATGATCGCCTGGCGTTACCTGCGCGCAAGGCGGGCCGAGGGCGGGGTCAGCGTGATGACCTGGATCAGCCTGATCGGGATCACGCTGGGCGTCATGGCGCTGATTGCCACCTTGGCCGTGCGCGCGGGGTTCAGGGCCGAATTCGTCGACACGATCCTGGGCGCGAATGCCCACAGCACGGTCTATTACGCGCCCAGCTCGATCTATAACGAGTTGACCGAGGAAACCTATGTCACCCCCGGCCGGGTCGAGGATTATGACGCGCTGGCCACGAAGATCGCACAAATCCCCGGAGTGACCCGCGCCACCCCTGTCGTGCGTGGTCAGGTGATGGCCAGCCAGAACGATGCAAACAACGTGGCCGAGGTCTATGGGCTTTCGCTTGATGCCCTGAAGGCCATCCCCCGCATCGCAGACCCGGAAACCGGCTTCGGCAATATCGAGGACTTCGACAAGGGCATCGCGATCGGCTCGGGCCTTGCGCGCGAACTGGGCGTCAGCATCGGTGATCGCGTCAGGCTCATTTCGCCCGAGGGGGCCCAGACCGCGTTCGGCACCACTCCGCGGGTCGAAAGCTACGATGTGACCTATGTCTTCACCGCAGGCCGCTATGACATCGATCGTACGCGCATCTACATGCCGATGGCCGAGGCGCAGAGCTATTTCAATCGCGAGAACGTCGCGGATGAAATCGAAGTCTTCGTCGACGACCCGGAAAAGGTCGACGACTGGACCATGCCCCTGTTGCAGGCCGCGGGCGAGCGGGCGCAGATCTGGACCTGGCGCGATGCCTCGGGCAGCTTCCTTCGGGCACTCGATATCGAGGACGATGTGATGTTCATCATCCTGTCGATCCTCGTGCTCATCGCCTCGATGAACATCACTTCGGGGCTCATCATGCTGGTCAAGAACAAGGGCCGCGACATTGGCATCCTGCGCACCATGGGTCTGACCGAAGGCGCAGTGCTGCGGGTGTTCTTTCTCTGCGGCGCCTTCACCGGAGTGATCGGGACGATCGCCGGTGTCGTGCTGGGGGTGATCTTCGCGCTCAACGTGGATCACATCATGAGCTTCGTGAACTGGTTCTCGGGCGGTGGGGCGTGGGATCCGGCGGTGCGCGGCATCTATGAACTGCCCGCGAAGCTGCGCGGGGCAGACATTGCCAAGGCGGTCATCCTGTCGCTGACGCTGTCCTTCGTCGTCACCATCTTCCCGGCGCGCCGCGCGGCCCGCATGAACCCCGTGGAGGCCCTGCGCTATGAATGA
- a CDS encoding ABC transporter ATP-binding protein translates to MNDVLLLDGISKTYGKDGPAPVRVLQDLSLSVGRGEVVALVAPSGAGKSTLLHIAGLLDTPDTGRVVINERDMSGQRDRARTEARRRQLGFVYQFHHLLPEFTAAENIVLPQLANGVSDTAARARAADLLGRVGLAHRSEHRPAQMSGGEQQRVAFCRALANQPSLLLADEPTGNLDPATSDTVFDMLMTLVRETGLSALIATHNMELAGRMDRVIRLNEVA, encoded by the coding sequence ATGAATGATGTCCTGCTGCTGGACGGCATTTCCAAGACCTATGGCAAGGACGGCCCGGCCCCCGTCCGGGTGCTTCAGGACCTTTCCCTTTCAGTGGGCCGAGGCGAGGTCGTGGCACTTGTCGCGCCTTCCGGCGCAGGCAAGTCCACGCTTCTGCATATTGCCGGATTGCTGGACACGCCGGATACGGGACGCGTGGTCATCAATGAGCGAGACATGTCAGGCCAGCGGGATCGCGCCCGCACCGAAGCGCGCCGCCGGCAACTGGGCTTTGTCTACCAGTTCCACCACCTGCTGCCCGAGTTCACCGCAGCCGAAAACATTGTCCTGCCCCAATTGGCGAACGGGGTTTCCGACACCGCGGCGCGGGCACGCGCGGCGGATCTGCTTGGACGTGTCGGGCTGGCCCACCGATCGGAACATCGTCCCGCACAAATGTCGGGTGGTGAACAGCAGCGCGTGGCCTTCTGCCGGGCGCTGGCGAACCAGCCTTCGCTTCTGCTCGCGGACGAGCCGACCGGGAACCTTGACCCGGCGACCTCGGACACCGTTTTCGACATGTTGATGACCCTTGTGCGCGAAACCGGGCTTTCGGCGCTGATCGCCACGCATAACATGGAGCTTGCGGGCCGAATGGACAGGGTGATCCGCCTGAACGAGGTTGCCTGA
- a CDS encoding Lrp/AsnC family transcriptional regulator produces MPDATDRRILRQLLADPQIANSELAERAGVTSASLWRRLERLRETGVIRAVESRIDWRKLGYEVQVSLRFTLDKAEPRAFDDFMAAARKVPEVTEIQSFLGSVDFRLSVIARDMAHWQQVYRESILTLPHVADSDALMLVSTIKDVQELPL; encoded by the coding sequence ATGCCTGACGCAACCGATCGACGCATACTTCGCCAGCTTTTGGCAGATCCGCAGATCGCGAATTCCGAACTGGCGGAACGCGCTGGCGTGACATCGGCCAGCCTGTGGCGCCGCCTTGAGCGGTTGCGCGAAACTGGCGTCATTCGCGCCGTCGAATCCCGCATCGACTGGCGCAAGCTTGGTTACGAGGTGCAGGTGAGCCTCCGCTTCACTCTGGACAAGGCCGAGCCCCGCGCCTTCGACGACTTCATGGCGGCCGCGCGCAAGGTGCCCGAAGTAACAGAAATCCAGTCATTCCTGGGTTCGGTAGATTTCCGCCTCTCGGTCATCGCGCGGGACATGGCGCATTGGCAGCAGGTCTATCGCGAAAGCATCCTCACCCTGCCCCATGTCGCGGATTCGGATGCCTTGATGCTGGTTTCCACCATCAAGGACGTGCAGGAGCTTCCGCTATGA
- a CDS encoding Lrp/AsnC family transcriptional regulator yields MSAAGFVPDATDLAILRLLAEDATRSAAEVGRALGMAQPATWRRIKRLTDAGVIAGRRIVIDEAALGFGVTVFLGIRLAAKGRVSLEDFERAVTAIPEVQTVQHVLGQFDYRLRVRARDIADFERILRRRIMTLPGVGQVEANVMLSEERRPGPI; encoded by the coding sequence ATGAGCGCGGCGGGCTTCGTGCCTGATGCGACGGATCTCGCGATCTTGCGGCTGCTCGCCGAAGATGCGACGCGCAGCGCGGCCGAGGTCGGGCGGGCGCTCGGGATGGCCCAGCCCGCAACCTGGAGACGCATCAAGCGGCTGACCGATGCCGGGGTGATCGCAGGGCGGCGGATCGTGATCGACGAAGCGGCGCTTGGCTTTGGCGTCACGGTTTTCCTGGGCATTCGACTGGCGGCAAAAGGCCGCGTCAGCCTGGAGGATTTCGAGCGCGCCGTGACGGCCATCCCAGAGGTTCAGACAGTCCAGCACGTTCTGGGCCAGTTCGACTATCGTCTGCGCGTGCGGGCGCGCGACATCGCGGATTTCGAAAGAATCCTGCGCCGTCGTATCATGACCCTGCCCGGCGTCGGCCAGGTCGAGGCAAACGTCATGCTCTCGGAAGAGCGGCGCCCCGGTCCAATTTAG